The genomic region CGGTCTACGCCCAGGCCGCTATAGACACTCTGACTGTCGTCTAGCAGGTCGTGCTGTCACCCATAAGAACATTGACACAATATGCCAACATGTGAAGTGAGGTTATTCGTTCCTAAAGGCTGCTTTAGAGCATATGTGAGTGGAATGACAGTTGTGGACGAAACtttttggccgcaatagtacagggtgagcgaaactcgatgtctcagctctattaaaagaaaaggaaagacgatggaaaaaatctgaaaagagGTTCTTAAATGGGATTAGTCCATTTTAAACCAAAGAAGAACGCACACTTTATATGTAATTCTAAAAACCACTCAAATGGGGATATTTTGATATCAATCGAAAAaagtattatcaaaaattcgcAATCGTCACGATTTATTGATAAGATAAAGTGTGAATTACTGTATTAGTAGCTACATTTTTCGCACAATTTTTAGAACAATATTTTTCTGGCATCATATAGTTATTTAGCGTTACCTGAAGGTTACCACtgtgattttaataattgccTACGAGTATAACCGCATCCACAAAAACGTCATTTACGAGGAGGAGCATGAAGATGGAGGCGATGCAAAAGTATGTAATATAGGTACCTACTTAAACTAGgtacattttctttaatttttttttattaaaaattaacaggTTTTTCAAGAAACCAAAACTGATATTTCATAaaattgcttaaaatattacgcAATATTGCACATGTTATAAGCACCGTGTTGTTTCTCTTTTCGTTACTCGATTTACTCTCCACTTTAGCAATACAGTTTTATCATTAACTTAGTTCGTTATTTAAATGactgtatttatttgtgtgtAACAAAtgaagagcgatcaaattaatttgtaatcgagttatccatgaatgcgaaatcgtatgtcgttacttgaactccacgctccaataaaagCAGCTTGAAACACAGTTTCGATCTCGATTTATCAATTGCAAaaacatacggattcaaattcATGGATgattcgattacaaattaatttgatcgctcgatattaaTTGTTTACAGGATTAAAAACATtacgaaaaatatcaaaaaacgTCTTAAGAAGTTGAGACCCAGgaaagattttattaaaaaggaCGCTTGGGACATCATCGTAGtgtgcgtctatcgatattttgaaacgactttttaaacactagttaacattttgggtcgtttatgatggtctcattactaggggattatttacctaccctgtaacaaaaactctcgatggTACCTGCGGATTATTGAGGATCGGTTAATCACCACTTTTACAACAATCTTTGTTAGCGGGCAAAAACCACTGAAGGAATCAAAAggttgttttaaaatatcgatagacgcactttatTCATACTTATAGTAGGAGCGAGAACAGTCACCCTACCGTAGATGTTTATAGTGTGTTTTTTAAAGCACTTCATGGAGCCACTTGtgacaaaacaacaaattcaatggACGAAGATTGTTACTACTTGACACTGACAACTAAGAAAAATTcgtttttacaattatttgttttgaGTGTAATGCAAATCTtggtttaataaaattgttgcatTTAAGTAGATATGtgtattaattgaaaaaataaacaaaattgcgTACTTGCGACCAATATTTGATTTATTAGAATTGAATGTAAATTCAGTTTTGGTAGAATGCCAACGGCCAATTCAAAAATCGAAAACGTGGAATaaaagcaaaaatgaataCCGCGAAATTGAATCTTGTTGTGGAACGAACATAACCAAAGAATTTATGGGATGTAAAAAGTATGCATTAAATGTTGCAGATTATAAAGGAAAAATATTGTGCCACTTTTTATCTCTCCGTTGCGTTCATAGTTAtttatagtccattttttaattatagtccgatgtatcaattaaaaagcagaacaactatcatattgctatctcttttcaacataatgtaaacaaactattgaattcttgtacgtattgtattaagcatgtcccactatgcatctcgctttagcaTGTGTGATTCGAGCAAGACAcgagttgtacgtttattacattagcgacgtcaaatttttaggttacgttttaaccacattatttgtgatagttttgtttaattttgcttgaaatgtcctccgtatgatgccaacgaaaaacatatggacagattcatttacagaatttgtaaatagcaaaaataatattggaattgcgcggaaacttgcaagactggaagttaacaggtaagggggtaaactaattcatggcgttgccgaaacaaaacctaggaagaaagaaagagactaaacgtggttgtttagtgctgttttcaacaatttttaatatatctgacctattagttgataagtatgtaaatagttatcaaatatcctgaagggagcggttttttgagacaaaattaaaacggaggaatgaatttgcagaaaaaccaacaaagcacgaaagaacacaactcaaaatcttaaaaactgaaatttgttatgatatctgtctcatgttgcctaaataaattttcaaatattgatagaaccatgcactgctgtcaaatgtcgaaagcagacgcaggtcatgtcgacttcttgattcggactaagctcatcggactataataaaaaaaaaaggactaTATTAGAGTTATTATCCTCGCCGTCTTGATGATTGACATATTTCACTATACCTACATCTGCCTGGGCGAAGCTTTAGTGCCTGTGATCTCCACGGCGCCACTTCAGAGGGGAATGTCACTAAATaagcataacctcacaaacaaATGTAATGAACTCAGTGAAGTTGTCATAGTGCAATGTCAAGAGTCTCACAGTTTAAAAgtaactttaataacaaacattttattaatttagttgatgCTAGTTCTGTTTGGTGTTTCtggtttttagtatttttctgttagtgtttatgaactgtttttttatcatattagaACTGATATTGCGGTAAATGCAGCAACAAGTTCCGTTAGTTGTAAACCTATTTCTGGAATACCTAATATAATTATAATCTCAATCTTGGATTTGCAGTAGGTATTATTAGTGGAGTAACGATAGACAAAAATACGGCGTTATTTCGAAACCGGTAGCAAGAGTTCcgattgtaataatttaattttttttatgtcacgaatacaaaatactaaatcctttataggttaaaaattgacgctcatagtgggaaatacactcaccggcacaaaaagcgactcattatgatttctttaataaataatcttgaaattatatttgtgcttatttttttataatagttaaattgggatattttcaaagatcgggagtgctatggtcaccatggcaacctagttgttttgtttaaataaattattgaaaagtttgcgctacttccatgttgtgtttttgtcggttgtttaacgtgttaaaatttttaatttgacaatacgagatactaattcaaaatactgttcaaattttgaaaattttttataacataaaacaatcagtctaaataagtttaaatgtaGGAAGGGCGGTTTCACACTTATGACTGTTATGTCAATATGAAATGAAAACAGTACAAGTCCCTTAATAATAGTGTTTACTAAATGAATAGGTTTACTAGTatgttttactttttattacattatacACACACGTTTTGAGATTACGTTATACATATGGCGTTTactttattatattttgcATCAGTACTGAAGAACCAACCATTTTAAAATACCCCAAAAACTTTCTTCATGGAATAATTCAGATCCACTCCGGTATCTGTTTGCCAGAGCAGGATAACATACGTTGTCGCGGTGCCACAAACctgtaaaaatgtatttataataatccATTGTACAAATGATGTGCATAAAATACCGATGTAAAAATTGGCAAATCAATCAGAAACATATTTCCGGCGTAAATCTCAAAACTTTCATGGAGGAGTTGCAAACCAAAGGCGTTTAGCTGGAAAAGTcgagttaattaattttcaaaataatttctgcagtttcaatagaaacaaataaaaattctggaatTGTAAATTCAAATTACAACATTATAAATTATCTTATTAACTTGACTATGTAAGAATCTGgaaatgttcatttaaatttattctcaaagttggcgttgaagagtcgattgtgaatgcaccacttGTCAGTCTAAACTCTaaagagtaaaaacacaaacaacgcaaaaagtgaggttatattgAAACAGTTGATCCGTAATCTGATCTGTAATcgatccgtggtgcgttcacaatcgcctcttcaacgccaactttaataaatttaaatgaacaccgatAGGTACACCTGTAATTGTAATTAatcttaattaataattacgtaTTAATAGAATGGGTTTAGAGTGTGCACTTAATTTGTTTCTATAAAAGTTATTTGTACCTCTTTAAGATATTTATCGTCCGAATGCATCGCGATGAACTTGCCCAGCAAATGCCGCAGGACCGTActctaaaaacaacaatatttaCCCTCACCCTTTTAAAACCCCTTCCAACTTACACGATACATACACTGATGGCAAcaaaaagtaataataaatttttcaagcGTTATAACCACAACAAAAATCAATGCCATCACCGAATACTTGAAGTATGGAGTGTCATTGTAAATGCCACACATAATGTTGTAACTCTGCAACGTGAGAAGAACGAAGCTTATGGCGAAAGAGAGAAGAACCTGCACCGAAAAAATCTTGCTCACGAGCTTGTGAAGATCGTAAAGCTCATGGTAAACGCGCATGATCTTTCGCAGCACTAGAACTCGACGTATGGCAGAGTTTTCATGCATCCTTTCGAATTTTCTTGTTAGTTTTTCGAGCATGTGACTGATGGTTCGGATCAACGTCACAAACGAACATACGACGGACATGTGATTCAAAGCTGCGAAATATTGCAATCCGTATGCAATGCCACCTTGCAATTTGTCCACAAAGGTCTGACTGACCACCATGTAGATTATGTAAAGGTGGATGTTGCATATACCCAGAAACAAGAATCTTGTCGAGGTGTTCTTGATGTAGTTGTAGTTCAATTGAATTCCCAAATGTTTTATCTCTGTGTCGACCTTGTCCAGATCTGTCCACAACTTCTCCGTTGATTTCTTTTGGAAGTTGGTCCAGAAAAAACTGATCGAAGGGAATCCGATAACGATTAGAAAGTAGAGGAGATTTATAAATCTCGCCAAAGTGGTCTCGTCAAGATCTTCTGGTCTGTGTTGTCGATAAATTATGTAGGCAGTAATCATCATGAAGATTACTGCGAACGCGGTGTAGTCATACATTTTTCtgttgataattttgaaattagtgTTGTTTCTTGGGAGTTTAATTGATACACAACCCATCAGAAATTGTGCAATGTGTAGAGGGTAAAGCGCGGCGATAACACCCTGGGTGCTCATTTTCGTGGAATGATTTGTAGAAATATCATTTCCACCGACACATATTCCAACTAGGTCATTTTTTGTCATTAGTTGATTGTTACAATTATTACAGCCATTCTGAATACTCAGAATAGAATTACTTTCTTAATGAAGGATAGATTAAACGCCTTGCTCGACTGACCTATGTCAACTCAAATGATAATGAATTAAGATTCTAATTCTGCGTACTCTTGAACAAATTAAGAGCTACATATTTTAAGAATgaatgaaattaattatatCTTTGGgcgaaacaaaaacaatttgtcGTAATAAAGCTGTAAAAGTGGAGAACATTGTGATAActgataataaaattgttttctgcCTCCAAAAGGGATTATCCTTTGATCATCTTAAAACGAGTTTCCGCATGCCAAGATTATTGGCGCCACTCGACTGCCACCAATTTggatgtacagtcgcgagcattaaatcttggtcgtcaaggtcattttgaaatttcccgctactgttacaaattaaaaattttgcctgCTTAATTACAgctaatgtcaataaaacgtcaatcaaaaacaaaattgtcaaagttttattctaaacattcaaaattatggcCCCGATATCGTATtttaacaaagtaaaaattatttcgctgATAGAGACGGATGTGTCAGAAGACTCAGAAGCTAGGGTGGCAACCCAGTTGGGATTTCCAAAAAGTTGACAAGATCTTGACAAGAcaagacaaataaaatttattagagGTTATGCCCGTTTCACACTTTCcgttgcgtcaaagaatgaccttgatgaccaaaatttattgctcacGACAGTATGTGAAAACACGAAAACTCAATTGGCATCATTAATCAACGAGTGCTTTATTTTTCCCTGAGGGCTTTTGGATTCCTAGTTACAATGCACATACACATAactaaacataaaataacaccTCCAAAAATAAccttttttgcatatcgtaatgaaagtataCTTTGTCCAGTGAGACATTTGGAGAtgttaaattgtattaaattaacccaacaccaCAAGATGACCTACAATACATTACTtggagcataatttcagggcaaaaatgttactgcttgaaggatatatttcaaattttacgtgcgctggGTACTACTTTGTCTACgaagaatttagtgattttttcgTCAACCAAtttctcgctggacaaactatagcactttttaaacgaaaaatcgtaatgaaagtagcacttttttaaacgaaaaatcgtagtaaaagtagtattttttttgcatcattttattccatctccttgaagatgattgtcaaagcatacctattttttgtttcatttttgttctgttttcataaatccttttaggccaaatttctcaacttacaacaATAAGCAAAAGAATAgcgtgtacaacacgttatgaaagtctctttttttcactcattcgcttgattaactcgggctacgccctcgttaaccaaactgtaatttcatgaaaaaaagtatgactttgtACATTGTacgttgtacaaataactattttcatcCGTATTCCTCACCCCTCTCCTTCTCTGTTCTTTCCCTCCCCTTCGCTTCCGACTCTGCTCTCTCTCCTATTCTAAGTTCTTCTACACTTTCCCATACTTCTTCGTTCACTATTTTGTAATCTATCATTGTTTCCCCCCTGCTATCTAAATAGCTCCATTCCCCCTCTTTGTCCCCTTGTTTGTTCACGTTCCCTCCCGTCCATTTTCTACGATCCATTCGTCCATCAGTCTCTTCCCCTCTGCATTTTCCCATCCCCCTCTCCTCTTCCCGATTTCTTGCTCCTCTTTCTCCTATTCTCCCATTGAAGTCCCCTCCCAAGAGTATACAATTTCCctgatttctttcatttcgtcTTCGACacgtcttcttgttgtctCCATCTCTTTACAGTATATTGTCCTTATTTTCCACCATTTATTCCCTAAATGAACTTTTATTTCCATGCATCCTTCCTCTCCCTTTTCTTGTCGCTTTTCTTTAATCCCCAATTTCacccctgttattattcccccGGCGGCTCttccctttttcttttctctttttgccCCTTGACCTTCCATTTTTTGTACTCTTTCAGTAGCGACTTTCCCCTTTGTGCTTCTTTTCCAATTTCCATTTTCTTTATCCatctacctttttattcaccttctctTTAGACCTTTTCTCGCCTGTTCGTCTTCTCTTTTCTCTccttcttcaaaaaatttttgttcagtTTCTCTTCTCTCTCATCCCATATAAACCATTTCCCGTTTATCTATCCTCTATCTCTCCCTTCTGTAGCCATCTctcttaacttcttttgtgttttcCTTTCTTTGATTGTCAAATCGTCATCTATATACATCTTCTCaccttttctttctttcaacTTGCTCTTATTTAGTATAATGCCCTTCTTTTGTTcccaattttctatttttgtcaTCATCTTATCTTCCTTTACGTTTACCTTCACCCCTATCTCCCTTTCTAACCATTCTTCCACACCCTCTCTATATTTCCTCTTATTTCCCCTATTCCGTCTATTATAACATAATTCTTCCTCcccttcttttctctttgttccatcttttCCTCTATCATTTTCATCCTTTTCGTTCAATCTGCCTCCTCCGCCTGCCATTTTTCTCCTCTTCCTTtcatctcctctctcactgctGCTAATTCTTTCCTTAGCTCTCGCTTCTCCCTTCTCACTGCCGCTAGGTAATTCCTTTCTCCTCTCTTATTCCCGCCGTATCCTCTCTATCTCTCCAATTATTTCTTTCATTCCTTCTTCGCTTCTACTTGGAAATCTGTTCTGGAACTCTTTCTGAATGGGTTCGTGCCTTCTTCAGATGTCctaccctcttctctttctctcttagTGCTGCTTTCATTCCTTACTTTCGGCATGCCCTCTCATTTTCGCCCGCTGGCTTCTGCTTATCACCTCTCACTCACTCGTCGCTGTTTACGTTAGTAATCTCTGCACTTCTTTACTAAACAGGTCTGTTCACTATCGCTGCCAGACTAGAAGTCCTGGCACCACTAATCATTGCGTCAGCAAAGTTCAAAACCGGTGCTGAACCCAagtaaattattgaaagacaAACAGAAACGGGAtattagttaaaaaaataaaccttaaaatcaattaataTTTGATATATTTATTTGGTTCCATAAAATGGAACCCATCATGTAcgcttttgtttttcttgtaaagataaaatttgcACCACCAGTTGAAAACTAATTGTGAATCAGTGGAAACACTTACTGGTGTCAGTAACATTGGCGCCGTTAAACTGGCATAGTACTGGCGCCAGTAATATTTGCGTGTGGAAACCCGCCTTTAGACATTATATAGGGTGGCTCTCTATCGATATCAAAATTGTCCTGTTTCGGCGTTTTTCATGTTTGTCGTTAGTTTTCAAGAAAATTCGGGTGGATACTTTTCATTGAGCCACGCAGTATACATATAGCTTTAGACACAGCCTTTTTGATTGCGTCTTCGCAATCTAAAAAGGTTTATTGACACTTTTAACacagatattccaaaattaaaaaaaaaaacttggtGAATCGTTTTtgctaaataattttttttgcatttttttttaatttttcaataattttgaaaatattatatGCATTTTGAATATAATTGTTTCTTTGTTATTGCAGAATTTACAACACCACGGAATGTAATATCTACTACTGTAAAACTTACCTCTTTGACGAGAGTTTTGTTCCCCGAGTGCGCAGCAACATATTTTCCCAACGCCTGTTTTATACAAGCGGACTgaaaaattacgaaaaataGAACACTCCCAAAAACACTTCAAACTTACCCGAAACATGCACTTGTGACAAGCAAATGTTACTGCCATCTTGTCTACGGTGACAACAACAATCCAAATAATCGAAGCGAAGGAGTACCTCAAATATCGACTGTGATTATGAACAGCACACAAAATACTATAGCTTTGGAAGGTAATCAGCGTGAAACTGATCGCGAACGAgagcaaaatttgtgtggcaaACACTTGACCAATCAGTTGCAACAAGTCGAAGAGCTGTTGGTGTAGAATCATCAACTTCGACAGCGGTACTTTCTGGGTACTTTTGCAAACGAGCACATTGTCAACTTTCTTCAACAACTGTTCCGTCATCTCAACAGTACTTCGAATCAGTGTTAGAAAAGAACAAGTGAAAGATATGTAGTGCAGAGCTCCCAAGTACAACGATCCGTATGTCACATAACCTTGGAGTCTGTTTTTGAAGTTTTGACTCGTTAGCAAGTATATCATGTACGTAGTGATACTGCTAAATCCTAGTGATAAGAATCTCACCGAAGACCACTTGATGGTACTGTATTTCAGTTTTATACCAGTGCTTCGTATATTTTTGTCGATTTCGTAAAGTTCCATCCACAATTTGACAATCGCGGGTTTTTTAGTCCTCgtggaaataaaatttgttgtgaTTAATCCACCCACAACAACAAAGTAACTCGTAGTCATGAATTTGAGCAAACTGTTGTTgttaaaatcttttaaatccATCACATAGTAGCGGCAGCAGATAAAAGAGATGACCATTAGCACCAGTACTGTTGTCAAACGGTCATAGATTCTACGCTCAGTGATTTTGATACCGTTGCGactttttgatattttaaatggAGCACATCCGATTAAAAATTGAGCGATGTATGAAGGGTACAACGCTGAAATAATGTCACTGTCCACCATAGTTACAAGAATTAGAGTAGACAGTGAAATGTTGCAAGAATATTATTACTCTTAATGGAAATAAGAATGACGTAGGTTGTTCATTATTTCTTATCAATACGTAATACCTTTATGCGCTTTTTGTGTTGTCAACCTTCGACAAGTAATGAACTAATGAGCATTTGTGAGATTCATTACatctaaaataataatacgaTAGGAATGActattgataaaataaaaaattaatcaaatatcTGTAAAAGTGTTTACCAATTGATCAAAATTAAGCTAAAGCTGTCACAATACTACACCCGGCGCGGCGAACCCGCGGAGTAGTCACGAGGTGTTCACGTGACAGTTCGTGAAAAACCTGATTTATACTGCCTCGCCAAATTTGAGTTGAGTGAAACAGCAACGCACTTTGCGgaaacttgaaaatttcagcTGTGTGCATTGAGCTGCACCATACTTCTTAACGCGTGCTCTTTAATCAATAGAAACCGAGCACTGTGGCCAAGCGCTTAGCGCGCCGCTTTGCATTCGAAGGGTACCGGGTTCAAATCCCGCCCGATCtggtgtgggtttttttcaggTCTTATtatcacagataaggcgaaGGGTGGGTCAGTGCTCACGCCATCCCGAAAATTTCCTTCCACTGTGCTTGAAAAGGTGAGGAAAGCCTCAGCAAGCAGTCCTGGGGaggaaatgaaaaatgtgCCTCTGATTTACTAATAACTAATCACGTGAAGATCACGCCAGTTTATTACTTCATTGGTCCGCCGCGTATAGTGCCTTGGGGTTTCGGGTAGAACAGaacttgttttacaaaacccaacagaaaataaaaacgaaaatagtTCAGGATTTTCTATactagattttatttttaataagaaaattaCATGTACATTTTACGATAAattcttttaataaaaactattAGGTAATTGTAACAagtcaataaaattaattataatttaattgaatCTGAAAGATTTGTAGCTTTTCTAATGATAGCTCTGGAAACATCTATCAATCTAGAATCAActataaaatgaatgaatagcattgaaatatttattttaaccaCAGAAATAAACACAACGTTAACAATATTTGTTGCTCTTTTGTACAGCAGAAACGATACACAATTTATATTGAAAACTATTTTACACATTTAGTAATTTAGTTTTGAACTCGAATTATGCTACAAAGTCAAATTACGAGATCCTTTttcacagtaaaatttttagaacGGCGTAAAGCCGTCGAAGACAAAAATATACAAGATTTtcattcataaataaattattattgaaccGCTATCGGCTCTCGATTCGTATTAATCCAATTATTCCAAGAGTCTTGTAATGTCTCATATTTGTTATCGAGTTTTGCGTCAACAAAATTATTGGACTGAATTCTCACATATGGCGGCACCTAAAATATCAACAAttgattttaatctaaatgAAAAAGTGGTGATATGTTGATTAAACGCCACTCATGCAGATAAGAATGAATTCAggtgaaaatgttttccatGCACatgctgaaaaaaaaatgtgttaaaaaCTTGTAGGAGGAAAATAAAAAGgagaataaaaattgttaaaattaaaaaacaaaacagagaggtgaaagaaatatattttaggccgagaataaaaatttacagaacttaaaaggtaataaagtgaaactgttttgaatgaagaacaataaaataagaaactgtttttatttgttgttaattGA from Tenebrio molitor chromosome 8, icTenMoli1.1, whole genome shotgun sequence harbors:
- the LOC138136806 gene encoding putative gustatory receptor 28b, with protein sequence MVDSDIISALYPSYIAQFLIGCAPFKISKSRNGIKITERRIYDRLTTVLVLMVISFICCRYYVMDLKDFNNNSLLKFMTTSYFVVVGGLITTNFISTRTKKPAIVKLWMELYEIDKNIRSTGIKLKYSTIKWSSVRFLSLGFSSITTYMIYLLTSQNFKNRLQGYVTYGSLYLGALHYISFTCSFLTLIRSTVEMTEQLLKKVDNVLVCKSTQKVPLSKLMILHQQLFDLLQLIGQVFATQILLSFAISFTLITFQSYSILCAVHNHSRYLRYSFASIIWIVVVTVDKMAVTFACHKCMFRSACIKQALGKYVAAHSGNKTLVKELNAFGLQLLHESFEIYAGNMFLIDLPIFTSVCGTATTYVILLWQTDTGVDLNYSMKKVFGVF